The DNA sequence CGCTTCGTAGTTTTCGCTGAGCACCGGCTCTTCGATGAACATCAGCTTGTAGGGATCGAGTTCCTTCATCAGCACCTTGGCCATCGGCTTGTGCACCCGGCCGTGGAAGTCCACGCCAATGCCGACGTTCGGCCCTACCGCGTCCCGCACCGCCGCCACGTTGGCCAGGGCGAGGTCGACTTTCTCAAAGGTGTCGAGAAACTGCAGCTCTTCGGTACCGTTCATCTTCACTGCGGTGAAGCCCCGCGCCACGGCCTCTTTCGCCGCCCGGGCGGTGTCCGCCGGCCGGTCGCCGCCGATCCACGAATACACGCGGATCTTGTCGCGCACCTGACCACCGAGCAAATCGCTGACCGACACGCCCAAGGCCTTGCCCTTGATATCCCACAGCGCCTGGTCGATGCCGGCCAGGGCGCTCATGTGAATGGCGCCCCCCCGGTAGAAACCGCCGCGATACAGCACGGTCCAGATATCTTCGATGTTGCGTGGGTCTTTACCGATCAGGTAGTCAGATAATTCTTCAACGGCAGCCGCCACCGTGTGGGCACGGCCTTCGACCACGGGCTCACCCCAACCGGTCACGCCCTCGTCGGTTTCGACCTTGAGGAAGCACCAGCGCGGCGGAACGATAAACGTGGTCAGTTTGGTGATTTTCATCTTGTTGTCTCTCTTGTCAGATGCAGCGCACGGGGCGCTGGATAAGTCTTCAGTTCAAGGCATTCCACGCGACCACGTAGGCCTTGGCGCGCACCGCCACCTCATCGGCCGTCATCCCTGGCTTGAACAGCCCGGAACCGAGGCCAAAACCCTTGACCCCAGCCTCGACGAACACCGCCATGTTGTCCGGCGTAATCCCGCCCACCGGCACCAGCACGGTCCCGGCCGGCAGCACTGCCAGCCAGGCCTTGACCACCGCCGGGCCCATTTGCTCAGCCGGGAACATCTTCAACACGTGGGCACCTTCGGCCAGTGCGGCAAAGGCTTCGGTGGGTGTGGCGACGCCTGGCGACAAATAGAGCCCTGCCGCTTTCGCCGCCCGCAGTACTTTCGGGTCGCTGTGGGGCATGACGATCACTTGGCCGCCGGCGGCTTTCACCTGCTCGACCTGTTCCGGCGTAAGCACCGTGCCGGCACCGATCAGGCAATCGGAGGGCAAGGTACTGCGCAGGATGCGAATACTTTCGTACGGCTCGGGGGAATTGAGCGGCACTTCGATAACACGAAATCCGGCGCTGTAGAGGACGTCGCCAATGGCGGCCGCCTCCTCGGGACGCAGACCGCGCAGGATTGCGATCAGCCCGTTGTGCGCCAGTGCTTGTGTGAGCATGTCAGACCTCCAGTCAGGTTTAACGCGATGCGGTGGAGTCGAGCAGTCCGGCCGCCACGGCCAGTTGCCACAAACCACGTTCGGTGGCCTGCTCGGCCAGGGTCACCCGGGCGAAACCGCAGGCGTCGAGGGCCCGTTGATAACGGGCACAGAGTTGGGAATTGCCGATCAACACCACCGTCGGCAGGTGGATGCTGTCGCGCCGCCGACGCTGTACCGTGGCCAGCGCCGTCAGCTCATGGCCAATCAACAGGCCAGAGAGGTAATCCGCCTGGGCGCTGGCCCCCAGTTCGCCCGTCAAGCCCAGGCTGCGGGCGCTGAACACGGTGGACAACGGGCCGATCTGGCCGTCCACCGACAGCGCCACCTGCACACCACGATCAAAGGCCTGACCGTCGAACGTCGCGCCGCGCTGCTGGGTGCGGCCGAGAATGCTGTGGTCGCTGAGCACGGCGAAGATCTCGCCGGTCATGAAGGTGTCGAAATGCACGATACAACCGTCGGCGACTTCCACCCATTTGGAATGACTACCGGGCAGGCCGATCAGCACCGCTTCGTTCGGCAGGCTATGCAAGGCGCCGAGCACCTGGGTCTCTTCACCGCGCATCACATTGGGCAACCGTGAACGCTGGATCACTCCCGGCACGATATGCACATCGACACCGCGAAGACTGCGTACGGTTTGTAGGGAGTGTCCGAGATTGGCGACGTTGGCGGGCGTGTCGCAGTAAGGCGCTTCGCGCCAGCCTTGAGCGCTACCGACCATGCCGCAGGCAATGACGGGCAGGCCTGGCTGCGCATCGAGCCAATCGCCGCAGGCCTCGTCGAAGGCCAGTTCGAAGCCGTCGATGCACACGCGACCGGCCAGGGTCCGCGGCCCGGAAGGCAACTGCATGATCCCCGAGGACAGCGAGCGCTGTTCGAGCACCTCGCCCCCGGCGGCGAGTTTGTAAGCCCGTAATGAGGTGGTCCCCCAATCGAGCGCAATCAATTGCGCCTGCATCCGTTTCACCTGTTCTGTTTTTTGGCAGTGAGTGAACGGACTATAAACCTGGGCGCGGCAAAATCTCAATATATAAATATCACTCCCACATAATGGGATACGAAGATCAACAAAAATCCAATCGCCATTCCTCCACGACCCTGCTACGTTTTCTGATCGGACCGCCTCAGCACTCAGGGAAACGTTATGGGACAACTGTTGAAAATCCTCGGCCGCACTTCCTCTATCAACGTCAGAAAAGTGTTGTGGACCTGCCAGGAACTGGAAATCGCCTACGAACGCGAAGACTGGGGCATAGGTTTTTCCTCGACCCATGATCCGGCATTCCTGGCACTCAACCCCAACGCCCAAGTGCCGGTGATCATTGATGAGAACGGTGTGCTCTGGGAATCAAACACGATCTGTCGTTATCTGGTGGGCAAGCACGGGCGCAGCGATCTGCTGCCGGTCGAGCCTGCTGCCCGGGCGCGGATCGAACAGTGGATGGATTGGCAGGCGACGGAACTCAACCCGTCCTGGGGCTACGCGTTCCACGCACTGGTGCGCAAGAATCCGGATTTCCAGGACCCGCAGCGCATTGCCGCCGGGATCAAAGGCTGGAACGAGAAGATGGGGTTGCTGGAACAACAGTTGAACCGCACCGGCGCCTATGTGGCCGGTGCAGATTTTTCCCTCGCCGATGTGCTCATCGGCCTGTCCGTGCACCGCTGGCGCCAGGCGCCCATGGAGCGTCCCGACTACCCAGCCGTGGCCGCCTACTGCAAACGCCTCGAACAACGGCCGGGGTTTGCCGAGTACGCATCCGCCGCGCACTCATGAACGGCTCAGTTGCCCTGGGCGAAATCCCGTAGCACCTTACCGTCCATTCGGTAGCGCACCCATTCTTCCTGGGGTTGCGCACCGAGGGATTTGTAGAACTCGATAGCCGGGGTGTTCCAGTCCAGCACGCTCCACTCGAAACGACCGCAATCATTGTCACAGGCCACTTTCGCCAGGTGGCGCAACAAGGTCTTGCCCGCCCCGCCGCCGCGTTGTTCCGGCGTGATGTACAAATCTTCGAGGTACAGGCAGTTGCTGCCCAGCCAAGTGGAGTAACTGAAGAAAAACACCGCGAAACCAATCGGCACGCCGTCACGCAGGCAGATCAGCCCATGGGCGGTCGCACCCTCGCTGAACAGGCTACGCTCGATGTCCGCCACACTGGCGATGACCTCGTGGCGGGCCTTTTCGTAATCGGCCAGCTCAGTGATGAAGGCAAGGATTTGAGGCGCATCGCTGGGTTGCGCAGGACGGATCTCGATCGACATGAACGGGCCTTGTAGCCAATTGAAAGCGCCATACTAAGCCGCCTGAGGGCGCTCGTCACACTTCAAGATAAATTTGAGGGGCCGGGCCCAAAACACCATTCGTCGCTCCCCAGGCACCAACCCAAATCCGGCGAGGCCAAAGATCAGGCAAGCATTCTGAAAAATGGAGGCGACACCATGATCACTTCAAGGCTGACTGCATTCACATTTGCCACGCTGCTGTCTTCAATCGCTTTCGCGGCTTCCACCTCCGGCACCGGACCAACCGACCCGGTGCAGGCACCCAATTCCCCCGCTACACA is a window from the Pseudomonas brassicacearum genome containing:
- a CDS encoding GNAT family N-acetyltransferase, whose translation is MSIEIRPAQPSDAPQILAFITELADYEKARHEVIASVADIERSLFSEGATAHGLICLRDGVPIGFAVFFFSYSTWLGSNCLYLEDLYITPEQRGGGAGKTLLRHLAKVACDNDCGRFEWSVLDWNTPAIEFYKSLGAQPQEEWVRYRMDGKVLRDFAQGN
- the dgoD gene encoding galactonate dehydratase, producing MKITKLTTFIVPPRWCFLKVETDEGVTGWGEPVVEGRAHTVAAAVEELSDYLIGKDPRNIEDIWTVLYRGGFYRGGAIHMSALAGIDQALWDIKGKALGVSVSDLLGGQVRDKIRVYSWIGGDRPADTARAAKEAVARGFTAVKMNGTEELQFLDTFEKVDLALANVAAVRDAVGPNVGIGVDFHGRVHKPMAKVLMKELDPYKLMFIEEPVLSENYEALKELAPLTSTPIALGERLFSRWDFKRVLSEGYVDIIQPDASHAGGITETRKIANMAEAYDVALALHCPLGPIALAACLQLDAVCYNAFIQEQSLGIHYNESNDLLDYIKDPQVFDYDKGFVKIPNGPGLGIEINEEYVIERAAIGHRWRNPIWRHADGSFAEW
- a CDS encoding 2-dehydro-3-deoxy-6-phosphogalactonate aldolase, with product MLTQALAHNGLIAILRGLRPEEAAAIGDVLYSAGFRVIEVPLNSPEPYESIRILRSTLPSDCLIGAGTVLTPEQVEQVKAAGGQVIVMPHSDPKVLRAAKAAGLYLSPGVATPTEAFAALAEGAHVLKMFPAEQMGPAVVKAWLAVLPAGTVLVPVGGITPDNMAVFVEAGVKGFGLGSGLFKPGMTADEVAVRAKAYVVAWNALN
- a CDS encoding 2-dehydro-3-deoxygalactonokinase, translating into MQAQLIALDWGTTSLRAYKLAAGGEVLEQRSLSSGIMQLPSGPRTLAGRVCIDGFELAFDEACGDWLDAQPGLPVIACGMVGSAQGWREAPYCDTPANVANLGHSLQTVRSLRGVDVHIVPGVIQRSRLPNVMRGEETQVLGALHSLPNEAVLIGLPGSHSKWVEVADGCIVHFDTFMTGEIFAVLSDHSILGRTQQRGATFDGQAFDRGVQVALSVDGQIGPLSTVFSARSLGLTGELGASAQADYLSGLLIGHELTALATVQRRRRDSIHLPTVVLIGNSQLCARYQRALDACGFARVTLAEQATERGLWQLAVAAGLLDSTASR
- a CDS encoding glutathione S-transferase family protein, which produces MGQLLKILGRTSSINVRKVLWTCQELEIAYEREDWGIGFSSTHDPAFLALNPNAQVPVIIDENGVLWESNTICRYLVGKHGRSDLLPVEPAARARIEQWMDWQATELNPSWGYAFHALVRKNPDFQDPQRIAAGIKGWNEKMGLLEQQLNRTGAYVAGADFSLADVLIGLSVHRWRQAPMERPDYPAVAAYCKRLEQRPGFAEYASAAHS